Proteins encoded within one genomic window of Paenarthrobacter sp. JL.01a:
- a CDS encoding NPCBM/NEW2 domain-containing protein, which translates to MSAPSTGLSGAAPNSSGRARKGTLSRKAASLGLASLLLAGTIPALTFAAGANAAPGDPAAVKPVTPEVPVDAAGVPLGAVTGFTQSGSAVDLSTEKGAIRVTFLDDSNFRLEADPSGKFTDPANTDQGDPARTANIVVGKDKFPGTAPTVTDGETLTLKTAKISLQINKATTQFRVARADGSVVLEESAPITFGANSATQHLKQHDGEQFIGGGMQNGRSVHTGALINIARNFDWDDDGYPNAVPYYMSSLGYGVLRNTFARGSYDFKDQPTTTHEEKRFDAYYFVGDYKQSLGAYTTLTGKPIMPPVYALEYGDADCYNRSNPGYSSSGFGDPDGAKQRTSDAIKTARKFVENDMPAGWMLVNDGYGCEYQQLPETVSNIEDETDLKVGLWTQRSLTNQEYEVGEAGVRLRKLDVAWVGQGYRQALTGCEAAHGGIEQYSNARGTSLMVEGWAGSQRCGMQWTGDHSGNLDAVRWQVSALTGAGNSGLAFTTGDVDGIFGGSPESYVRDLQWKAFAPALYSMSGWAATDKRPWLYGDDATAINRHYLQLRQQLMPFIYTLAQESSTTGVSMMRSMALEFPDQEWSYGAEANNQFMLGSDFLVAPVFTQTDVRNGIFLPAGQQWVDYWTGKLYQGGQILNGYNAPLDKLPVFVRAGAVVPQGIVARNASLVPEDSMITLDVYAKGQDTFTLYEDDKVTREFKDGKSSSQVFAVDAPGTGNSSVKVSIGERKGEYTGKAAARPYELKVHAGAAPKDVKIGGTRLTQHATQAAYAAATTGWYFDEANNGTIWVKTGSIASNQSATVQLQQAGPLGGKSQEDTAAEVRVTTGQQVFQDQETTVTAAFVNTGTKAKTNVVLTPVLPEGWTVVSSTGATAAKVEGGATTSATFVIKPGSSAKAGQQTVRVSASYLASGSNQTVTGGNQIYVAYGSLAAAYNSISVTTVAGKALGNFDGGGATFAAEQLAAATVPAGGVRPGSTVTVDVGKPTQVDYTWPAVGPDVPNSVALSAQTISVKGKGTHLAVLGSAAVGNGTSPVLTLTYSDGSIEKQSIFFPNWLQPSVLNGATLAVSEQGRNNANGPSPEYTQYKYQAFSNTVRLNPTKELASVTLPTDTRVKFFDWKVTSQPLPDVPHGTVYASETPWVQALNGYGVIGKNVANKDSASSPDKPLAINYTDPATGQQPVFTKGLGVHAASKITYYLGGKCTSFTSQVGLESGFGGNIIFKVNADGVNKYQSRTYTPGFAPESVSVDLTGAAYVELVVDPSGSINGAHGVWGDAKFNCAP; encoded by the coding sequence ATGTCCGCACCCTCCACGGGTCTGTCCGGAGCTGCGCCCAACAGCTCCGGACGCGCCAGAAAAGGCACACTCAGCAGGAAGGCCGCCTCGCTCGGCCTGGCCTCACTGCTCCTCGCAGGAACCATCCCCGCCCTCACATTTGCCGCCGGTGCGAATGCCGCTCCCGGAGACCCGGCCGCGGTCAAACCCGTCACCCCGGAAGTCCCCGTCGACGCAGCTGGAGTACCCCTCGGCGCGGTGACCGGCTTCACCCAGTCCGGCAGCGCCGTCGATCTCTCTACAGAAAAGGGCGCCATCCGCGTGACGTTCCTGGACGACTCCAACTTCCGGTTGGAAGCCGATCCCAGCGGAAAATTCACGGACCCGGCCAACACGGATCAAGGCGACCCGGCCAGGACGGCCAACATCGTGGTGGGCAAGGACAAGTTCCCCGGCACCGCGCCCACAGTCACAGACGGCGAAACACTCACGCTGAAAACTGCGAAGATCAGCCTACAGATCAACAAGGCCACCACCCAGTTCCGCGTCGCCCGGGCTGACGGCTCCGTGGTCCTGGAGGAGTCAGCCCCCATCACCTTTGGCGCTAACTCGGCCACGCAACACCTCAAGCAGCACGACGGCGAGCAATTCATCGGCGGCGGCATGCAGAACGGCCGCTCCGTCCACACCGGCGCCCTGATCAACATCGCCAGGAACTTCGATTGGGACGACGACGGGTACCCCAATGCCGTGCCGTACTACATGTCCTCCCTGGGCTATGGCGTCCTGCGCAACACCTTCGCCCGCGGCTCCTACGACTTCAAGGACCAGCCAACTACTACGCATGAAGAAAAGCGCTTTGACGCCTACTACTTCGTGGGTGACTACAAGCAGTCCCTGGGGGCGTACACCACGCTGACCGGCAAACCGATAATGCCCCCGGTGTACGCCCTGGAATACGGTGATGCGGACTGCTACAACCGCTCAAACCCGGGCTACTCATCCTCCGGCTTCGGAGATCCGGATGGGGCCAAGCAGCGCACCTCGGACGCGATCAAGACCGCGCGGAAGTTCGTGGAGAACGACATGCCCGCCGGTTGGATGCTGGTCAACGACGGCTACGGCTGTGAGTACCAACAGCTCCCGGAAACCGTGAGCAACATTGAGGACGAAACCGATCTCAAAGTTGGCCTCTGGACGCAGCGTTCCCTGACCAACCAGGAATACGAAGTGGGCGAGGCCGGTGTCCGGCTTCGCAAGCTGGACGTCGCATGGGTCGGCCAAGGTTACCGCCAGGCGCTCACAGGTTGCGAGGCGGCGCACGGCGGCATCGAGCAGTACTCGAATGCCCGCGGCACCTCGCTGATGGTGGAAGGCTGGGCTGGCTCCCAGCGATGCGGCATGCAGTGGACGGGCGACCATTCAGGAAATCTCGACGCCGTTCGCTGGCAGGTTTCGGCCCTCACCGGCGCCGGCAACTCGGGTCTGGCGTTCACCACGGGTGATGTCGACGGGATCTTTGGAGGGTCCCCGGAGTCGTACGTCCGCGATCTCCAGTGGAAGGCCTTCGCTCCGGCCCTGTACTCCATGTCCGGCTGGGCTGCTACGGACAAGCGTCCATGGCTCTACGGTGACGATGCTACGGCCATCAACCGCCACTACCTGCAACTGCGCCAGCAGCTCATGCCCTTCATCTATACGCTGGCTCAGGAATCCTCCACGACGGGCGTTTCGATGATGCGCTCCATGGCCCTCGAGTTCCCCGACCAGGAATGGTCCTACGGCGCCGAAGCCAACAACCAGTTCATGCTCGGCTCGGACTTCCTGGTGGCTCCCGTCTTTACCCAGACCGACGTCCGCAACGGCATCTTCCTCCCAGCCGGTCAGCAGTGGGTGGATTACTGGACCGGCAAGCTCTACCAGGGCGGCCAGATCCTCAACGGCTACAACGCACCCCTGGACAAGTTGCCGGTCTTCGTTCGCGCCGGAGCGGTGGTCCCGCAAGGCATCGTGGCCCGGAATGCATCCTTGGTCCCGGAAGACTCCATGATCACCCTGGACGTCTACGCCAAGGGACAGGACACCTTCACGCTCTACGAGGACGACAAGGTCACCCGCGAGTTCAAGGACGGCAAGTCCTCCAGCCAGGTCTTCGCAGTGGACGCCCCCGGTACGGGCAACAGCAGCGTCAAGGTGTCCATCGGTGAACGGAAGGGTGAGTACACCGGCAAAGCTGCGGCCCGACCCTACGAGCTGAAAGTCCATGCCGGCGCCGCACCCAAGGACGTCAAGATCGGTGGCACCAGGCTCACCCAGCACGCCACCCAGGCTGCCTACGCGGCTGCGACCACTGGCTGGTACTTCGACGAGGCCAACAACGGCACCATTTGGGTAAAGACGGGGTCGATCGCCTCCAACCAATCCGCAACAGTCCAGCTCCAGCAGGCCGGTCCGCTGGGTGGAAAGAGCCAGGAAGACACCGCTGCTGAAGTCCGCGTAACAACGGGTCAGCAGGTCTTCCAGGACCAGGAAACCACCGTCACCGCGGCCTTCGTAAACACTGGAACCAAGGCAAAGACCAACGTGGTTCTCACTCCGGTCCTTCCCGAGGGCTGGACGGTCGTCTCATCAACCGGAGCAACGGCAGCCAAGGTGGAAGGCGGAGCCACTACCAGTGCCACTTTCGTCATCAAACCTGGCTCCAGCGCGAAGGCGGGCCAGCAGACTGTGCGGGTGTCGGCGTCGTACCTTGCCTCCGGATCGAACCAAACGGTGACCGGCGGCAACCAGATATATGTCGCCTATGGATCCTTGGCCGCGGCGTACAACAGCATTTCGGTCACCACGGTCGCGGGCAAGGCGCTCGGAAACTTCGACGGCGGTGGTGCCACGTTCGCTGCCGAGCAGCTGGCTGCCGCAACGGTACCGGCAGGTGGCGTCCGTCCGGGCAGCACTGTGACCGTTGACGTCGGGAAGCCGACGCAGGTGGACTACACCTGGCCGGCGGTGGGACCCGACGTTCCTAACTCCGTGGCATTGTCCGCGCAAACCATCTCGGTAAAGGGCAAGGGAACTCACCTGGCTGTATTGGGTTCGGCCGCCGTGGGCAATGGAACCAGCCCGGTGCTGACTCTGACATATTCCGATGGGAGCATAGAGAAACAATCCATCTTCTTCCCGAACTGGCTGCAGCCGTCGGTGCTGAACGGGGCCACGCTCGCGGTGTCCGAACAGGGCCGCAACAACGCCAATGGACCGTCCCCGGAATACACGCAATACAAGTACCAGGCGTTTTCGAACACGGTCCGGCTGAACCCCACCAAGGAATTGGCCTCGGTCACGCTGCCCACTGACACCCGGGTGAAGTTCTTCGACTGGAAAGTCACCTCGCAGCCGTTGCCGGACGTTCCGCACGGGACGGTTTATGCCTCGGAAACACCGTGGGTCCAGGCTTTGAACGGCTACGGCGTGATTGGCAAGAACGTGGCCAATAAGGACTCGGCATCCTCCCCGGACAAGCCGCTGGCCATCAACTACACCGATCCTGCGACCGGCCAGCAGCCAGTTTTCACCAAGGGTCTCGGTGTCCACGCTGCCTCCAAAATCACGTACTACCTGGGCGGTAAGTGCACCTCGTTCACCTCACAAGTGGGCCTGGAGAGCGGCTTTGGCGGCAACATCATCTTCAAGGTCAACGCCGACGGCGTGAACAAGTACCAGTCGCGGACGTACACGCCGGGCTTCGCTCCGGAGTCCGTGTCCGTCGACCTCACCGGCGCGGCGTATGTGGAGTTGGTGGTGGATCCGTCCGGCTCCATCAATGGCGCACACGGTGTCTGGGGTGATGCGAAGTTCAACTGCGCTCCCTGA
- a CDS encoding ABC transporter permease yields the protein MFLAIRDIRFAKGRFALMGSVVALITLLLVMLSGLTAGLGNQSTSAIAALPVQQIAFGAPAGGEAKASYTESEVSAAQLQTWREQAGVSSVEALGISQSRVQSLADGGTPNGTANVAVFGGVNGPVAVEDGTVVVGETLAKDLGLTKGSRLRLGGTDLTVANVVEDQWYSHTGVVWTTLDTWRSVAHAAPGTATVLAITYDAGTSVDVDAANAAAGTVSTDRTGSFQALASYKSENGSLLLMQAFLYGISALVIVAFLTVWTVQRTRDIAVLKALGASSGYVLRDALAQAALVLLAGAALGGLVGLAGGVLAAKAAPFLVTPLTTLLPVAGIVILGLAGAVLAVRKVATVDPLLALGGN from the coding sequence ATGTTTCTCGCCATCCGCGACATCCGCTTCGCCAAGGGCCGATTCGCCCTCATGGGCAGCGTGGTCGCACTCATCACGTTGCTGCTCGTCATGCTTTCCGGGCTGACCGCGGGATTGGGCAACCAGTCCACCTCAGCCATTGCTGCCCTTCCCGTACAGCAGATCGCCTTTGGAGCGCCCGCGGGCGGTGAAGCGAAAGCGTCGTACACGGAATCGGAGGTCTCCGCGGCCCAGCTTCAGACCTGGCGCGAGCAAGCAGGCGTGAGCTCAGTGGAGGCCCTCGGCATCAGCCAATCCCGTGTCCAGTCCCTGGCCGACGGCGGCACCCCGAACGGCACCGCCAACGTCGCGGTCTTCGGTGGAGTCAACGGTCCAGTGGCTGTGGAGGACGGGACCGTCGTCGTAGGCGAAACCCTGGCCAAGGACCTCGGCCTGACGAAGGGCAGCCGGCTCCGCCTGGGCGGTACTGACCTGACGGTCGCAAATGTAGTGGAGGACCAGTGGTACTCGCATACGGGCGTCGTGTGGACCACCCTGGACACGTGGCGTTCAGTCGCCCACGCCGCCCCGGGTACGGCCACCGTCCTCGCCATAACTTACGACGCCGGAACCTCCGTGGACGTCGACGCCGCCAACGCTGCGGCCGGCACGGTCAGCACGGACCGGACCGGATCGTTCCAAGCATTGGCGTCATACAAGAGCGAGAACGGCTCCCTGCTCCTGATGCAGGCCTTCCTCTACGGAATCTCGGCCTTGGTAATCGTGGCCTTCCTGACGGTATGGACGGTTCAGCGAACCCGCGACATCGCCGTTCTCAAAGCTTTGGGCGCGTCCTCCGGTTACGTCCTGCGCGACGCCTTGGCCCAGGCAGCACTCGTGCTGCTCGCGGGCGCTGCGCTGGGGGGACTCGTGGGGCTGGCCGGGGGAGTCCTTGCGGCCAAAGCAGCGCCGTTCCTGGTCACGCCGCTCACCACCCTGCTGCCCGTGGCGGGGATCGTCATCCTTGGCCTGGCCGGAGCAGTACTGGCGGTCCGCAAGGTTGCCACGGTCGATCCACTGCTGGCTCTCGGCGGCAACTAA
- a CDS encoding sensor histidine kinase has product MQSPTGAATILRVLRVSLHVGFAVLLLVAIVRLLAGAGPAGAPSPVAVIAGLGLSALLALVYLAGTVLEKRHASDPSRFNPAPYALWWLAIVMVLWLLLLLVSGDFAWVAFPLFFLQLHLLPRRLALPAIAVSTALLVGALWFHSRGTADGGLQLAMVLGPVFGAAFAVVTGLAYRALFLEAENQRLVAEELRRTRDELAKTQHDAGTLAERERLAREIHDTLAQGFSSIVLMGRSTEKALDSGDVETAKERLRIVQDTASANLAEARSFVRGLRSPDLEQSGLVDTLRRLCEKTETEAAARGSALKCRFEVVGTPVELPNTYQTTLLRAAQASLANVWAHAKARAAVVTLSFLGSEVTLDVFDDGVGFEPTTADGPARGDGTGVGLLSLRERLAALDGTLDLESAPGEGTVVAIRVPLPSGEEAE; this is encoded by the coding sequence ATGCAGTCCCCCACCGGTGCCGCCACGATCCTCCGCGTCCTGCGCGTGAGCCTGCACGTCGGTTTTGCCGTCCTGTTGCTGGTGGCGATCGTCCGACTGCTGGCTGGCGCCGGCCCTGCGGGTGCGCCTTCCCCAGTGGCAGTAATCGCCGGCTTGGGGCTGTCTGCCTTGCTGGCCTTGGTGTACCTCGCCGGAACCGTGCTGGAGAAGCGGCACGCCAGCGATCCCTCCAGGTTCAACCCTGCACCGTACGCGCTGTGGTGGCTGGCCATTGTGATGGTGCTCTGGCTGCTGCTGCTCCTGGTCAGCGGTGACTTTGCCTGGGTGGCCTTCCCGCTGTTCTTCCTTCAGTTGCACCTGCTTCCGCGGCGCCTGGCGTTGCCGGCCATCGCCGTCAGCACGGCCTTGTTGGTGGGAGCTTTGTGGTTCCACAGCAGAGGAACAGCCGACGGCGGCCTGCAGCTGGCCATGGTGCTGGGACCCGTGTTCGGGGCGGCATTCGCGGTGGTCACCGGGCTCGCGTACCGCGCCCTGTTCCTCGAAGCCGAAAACCAGCGTCTGGTTGCCGAGGAATTGCGCCGGACCCGCGACGAACTCGCCAAAACACAGCACGACGCCGGTACGCTGGCCGAGCGCGAACGCCTGGCCCGCGAAATCCACGACACCTTGGCGCAAGGCTTTTCCAGCATCGTCCTCATGGGGCGTTCCACCGAGAAGGCCCTGGACAGCGGCGATGTGGAGACCGCGAAGGAGCGGCTCAGGATTGTCCAGGACACGGCATCGGCCAACCTGGCTGAGGCCCGGAGTTTCGTGCGGGGTCTTCGGTCGCCCGATCTTGAACAGTCCGGGCTGGTGGACACTCTGCGCAGGCTTTGCGAGAAGACCGAAACCGAGGCGGCCGCCCGTGGGTCCGCGCTGAAATGCCGCTTTGAGGTGGTGGGGACCCCGGTTGAACTCCCGAACACCTACCAGACCACCCTGCTCCGGGCCGCCCAAGCCTCCCTTGCGAACGTGTGGGCGCACGCCAAGGCGCGTGCCGCCGTCGTGACCCTGTCGTTCCTGGGCAGTGAGGTGACATTGGATGTTTTCGATGACGGCGTCGGTTTTGAACCGACGACGGCGGACGGTCCAGCACGCGGCGACGGCACCGGCGTCGGGCTTCTGAGCCTGCGCGAACGGCTGGCGGCACTGGATGGCACGCTGGACCTCGAGTCGGCGCCAGGTGAGGGGACGGTGGTGGCCATCCGCGTGCCGCTGCCGAGCGGGGAGGAGGCGGAATGA
- a CDS encoding penicillin-binding transpeptidase domain-containing protein: MGKTRTFVIGLAAIVMAGSLSACDDGRSGAEGAAKQLASSLAALDVGQLAVDGKDAAAANDELKAVFEGLDAKPSVESGEVKIDGGTATFPLKYSWNIGSAKWEYSSQATLKKSGDKWAVQWSPALLAPELSDGETLSVKTVPAQRGQILGAGDAPIVEDRPVFRVGIDKTKVPAEQADASARAMATLLGLDVEEYAKQVAASGPQAFVEGLVLRAYTPEITEAKIEAIPGGSSILDSMALAPTRTFARALLGSVGQASAEQIEKSNGALRAGDTTGTGGLQQKYDNLLRGKDGVEVIASAKAKTEGETPGTKVVFSTLPAAGTTLKTTLDLKLQQLAEETLAGVGPASAIVALRPSTGAVLAAASGPGSNGYNTAMLGQYAPGSTFKMVDSLAMFRNGATPDTKVDCPPTVTVDGRTFKNAEGYPESSLGSVALRDAFAHSCNTAFINARDTVSQDQLESAAQALGVAVEAPKLGADAFLGSVPGAAQGTEHAASMIGQGKVLFSPLSAAVMAASVANGAPVSPQLVLNADAVPATASGGATASATPTDSGSATPSSDSSTASALPASPASTKPITKAEAASLADMMRAVVTSGHAGFLASVPGAPVGAKTGTAEFGNDNPPKTHAWIVATHGDLAVAVFVEDGGLGATTSGPLLKSFLTAAG, translated from the coding sequence ATGGGGAAAACACGTACTTTTGTTATTGGTCTGGCCGCAATCGTCATGGCAGGCTCGCTTTCCGCCTGCGACGACGGCCGCTCCGGCGCGGAAGGTGCGGCCAAGCAGCTCGCATCCTCCCTGGCAGCGCTCGACGTCGGTCAGCTCGCCGTTGACGGCAAGGACGCTGCCGCGGCCAACGATGAACTGAAGGCCGTGTTCGAAGGCCTCGACGCCAAGCCCTCGGTTGAATCCGGTGAGGTGAAGATCGACGGCGGCACCGCCACTTTCCCCCTTAAGTACAGCTGGAACATCGGGTCGGCCAAGTGGGAGTACAGCTCGCAGGCCACCTTGAAGAAGTCCGGCGATAAGTGGGCCGTGCAGTGGAGCCCGGCTTTGCTCGCCCCTGAACTTTCTGACGGCGAGACGCTCTCCGTTAAAACCGTTCCCGCCCAGCGCGGCCAGATCCTCGGCGCCGGCGATGCCCCGATAGTCGAGGACCGTCCGGTGTTCCGGGTGGGCATCGACAAGACCAAGGTTCCTGCAGAACAGGCTGACGCCTCCGCGCGTGCCATGGCCACCCTGCTTGGACTGGACGTCGAAGAATACGCCAAGCAGGTAGCCGCTTCCGGCCCGCAGGCGTTCGTGGAAGGCCTGGTTCTCCGCGCCTATACACCGGAGATTACCGAAGCAAAGATTGAGGCCATCCCCGGTGGTTCGAGCATCCTGGACTCCATGGCCCTCGCACCAACACGGACCTTTGCGCGGGCACTCCTCGGAAGCGTCGGGCAGGCCAGTGCCGAGCAGATCGAGAAATCCAACGGTGCACTCCGCGCTGGTGACACTACGGGAACCGGCGGCTTGCAGCAGAAGTACGACAACCTCCTGCGCGGCAAGGACGGGGTTGAGGTCATCGCCAGTGCCAAGGCCAAGACCGAAGGTGAGACGCCAGGGACCAAGGTGGTTTTCTCCACCCTCCCCGCAGCCGGCACGACGCTCAAGACCACTCTTGACCTGAAGCTGCAGCAGCTGGCCGAGGAGACACTTGCCGGTGTGGGCCCGGCGTCGGCCATCGTCGCGCTGCGGCCGTCCACAGGTGCTGTGCTTGCCGCTGCCTCCGGTCCTGGGAGCAACGGCTACAACACGGCAATGCTTGGCCAATACGCACCGGGTTCCACCTTCAAAATGGTCGATTCCCTGGCGATGTTCCGTAATGGTGCCACTCCAGACACAAAGGTCGATTGCCCGCCCACGGTGACAGTTGACGGACGTACCTTCAAGAACGCCGAGGGCTACCCCGAGAGCTCGCTGGGATCCGTAGCCCTGCGGGATGCTTTCGCGCACTCCTGCAACACCGCATTCATCAATGCGCGCGACACCGTAAGCCAGGACCAGTTGGAGTCGGCAGCCCAAGCCCTCGGTGTAGCCGTCGAGGCTCCCAAACTGGGTGCAGATGCCTTCCTTGGTTCCGTCCCCGGTGCTGCCCAGGGCACGGAACACGCCGCCTCCATGATTGGCCAGGGCAAAGTGCTCTTCTCCCCGCTCTCGGCCGCCGTCATGGCAGCGTCCGTTGCCAACGGTGCACCTGTTTCGCCCCAGCTTGTCCTCAACGCGGACGCAGTGCCGGCTACGGCATCCGGCGGCGCAACCGCCAGTGCAACGCCCACCGACAGTGGCTCCGCCACGCCGTCGTCGGACTCTTCCACGGCCAGTGCTCTCCCGGCTTCGCCGGCTTCAACCAAGCCGATCACCAAGGCAGAGGCCGCGTCGCTGGCCGACATGATGCGGGCGGTGGTGACGTCCGGACATGCCGGATTCCTTGCCTCCGTGCCCGGTGCGCCGGTTGGGGCGAAGACTGGAACAGCCGAATTCGGCAACGACAACCCGCCCAAGACCCATGCCTGGATTGTTGCCACCCACGGTGACCTCGCTGTCGCGGTGTTCGTTGAAGACGGCGGACTGGGAGCCACCACCAGCGGGCCGCTCCTGAAGTCGTTCCTTACCGCGGCGGGCTAA
- a CDS encoding response regulator has protein sequence MSDIRVLLVDDHPVVRAGLRAMLGDFPGVLVVAEAADGDAALAELSRLHTLGEPVDLVLMDLQMGSGMDGVTATEKIKAGEAGTPPPPVLILTTYDTDADILAAVEAGASGYMLKDAPPEQIRQAVLSAAAGQTALAPEVAARLMGRIRNPSPVLSAREVQLLELLATGMSNRAMAKRLFISEATVKTHLVHIYSKLGVDNRTAAIAAATQRRIIRGH, from the coding sequence ATGAGCGACATCCGGGTTCTGCTGGTTGATGATCATCCGGTGGTCAGGGCTGGGCTGCGTGCCATGTTGGGCGATTTTCCAGGTGTGCTCGTGGTGGCTGAGGCTGCAGACGGTGACGCCGCGCTGGCCGAGTTGAGCAGGCTCCATACGCTTGGGGAGCCCGTGGATCTGGTGCTGATGGATCTGCAGATGGGCAGTGGCATGGACGGAGTGACAGCAACTGAAAAAATCAAAGCCGGGGAGGCTGGAACTCCCCCGCCGCCGGTCCTGATTCTGACCACGTACGATACCGACGCCGACATCCTCGCCGCCGTGGAAGCCGGCGCCAGTGGGTACATGCTCAAGGATGCGCCCCCGGAACAGATACGGCAGGCTGTCCTGTCCGCCGCTGCCGGGCAAACCGCGTTGGCTCCCGAAGTCGCTGCACGGTTGATGGGGCGGATCAGGAACCCTTCGCCGGTTCTCAGCGCCAGGGAAGTCCAGTTGTTGGAGCTGCTCGCCACGGGGATGAGCAATCGGGCCATGGCCAAGCGGCTCTTCATTTCGGAAGCCACCGTGAAGACACATTTGGTGCACATCTATTCGAAGCTCGGGGTGGATAACCGCACCGCTGCCATCGCTGCAGCAACCCAGCGCCGGATCATCCGCGGGCACTGA
- a CDS encoding ABC-F family ATP-binding cassette domain-containing protein, with amino-acid sequence MAHIDVSGIDYFLSDGTQLLNGVTFKVPDGTKTALIGPNGTGKTTLFKIIAGDLTPDEGAVGRSGNMGIMRQFVGQVRDESTVRDLLVSTAQAGLAAAAKAVEEAELAMMEHDDEPTQMKYAQAIVDWGDAGGYDVETVWDEVCMAALGISFDKAQFRRASTLSGGEQKRLVLEALFAGPDELLLLDEPDNYLDVPGKRWLESKLNESKKTVLFISHDRELLNNAAGRIVTLEPGINGAGAWIHGGGFGSYVEARADRNARFEELRKRWDEEHIKLKELVNMYKNKAAFRSDMANRYQAAQTRLAKFLEAGPPEALPIEQNVKMRLKGGRTAKRAVVAEKLELTGLMKPFSTEIWFGDRVGVLGSNGSGKSHFLRLLATGGTDPEREHLPVSDVVIAEVPHEGAVKLGARIRPGFFAQTHVRPDLLGRTLLEILHRGDEHRSGLPREAAAGALDSYGLAGQSEQKYESLSGGQQARFQILLLQLSGATLLLLDEPTDNLDLHSGEALERAIDAFEGTVLAVTHDRWFAKSFDRFLIFGSDGKVYESEEPVWDEKRVERAR; translated from the coding sequence GTGGCCCATATTGACGTTTCCGGCATTGACTACTTCCTCTCCGACGGCACCCAGCTGCTTAATGGTGTGACTTTCAAGGTCCCCGACGGCACCAAGACGGCGCTGATCGGGCCGAACGGAACAGGCAAGACCACCCTGTTCAAGATCATCGCCGGAGACCTTACTCCTGATGAAGGCGCCGTCGGCCGATCGGGGAACATGGGCATCATGAGGCAGTTCGTCGGGCAGGTCCGCGACGAATCGACCGTCCGCGACCTCCTTGTCTCCACGGCGCAGGCCGGACTCGCGGCAGCCGCCAAGGCCGTGGAAGAAGCCGAACTGGCCATGATGGAGCACGACGACGAGCCAACACAGATGAAGTACGCCCAGGCAATCGTGGACTGGGGTGACGCCGGTGGATACGACGTCGAGACCGTGTGGGACGAGGTTTGCATGGCCGCACTCGGGATTTCCTTCGACAAGGCGCAGTTCCGCCGTGCTTCGACGCTGTCTGGCGGCGAGCAGAAGCGCCTGGTGCTGGAAGCGCTCTTCGCCGGTCCGGATGAGCTGCTGCTCCTGGACGAACCGGATAACTACCTCGATGTCCCCGGCAAGCGCTGGCTCGAATCGAAGCTCAACGAGTCCAAGAAAACAGTGCTGTTCATCAGCCACGACCGGGAGCTGCTCAACAACGCGGCCGGTCGCATCGTGACACTTGAGCCGGGGATCAACGGTGCAGGTGCGTGGATCCACGGTGGCGGCTTCGGCTCCTACGTGGAAGCCCGGGCCGACCGGAACGCGCGGTTTGAAGAACTCCGCAAACGCTGGGACGAGGAGCACATCAAGCTCAAAGAACTCGTCAACATGTACAAGAACAAGGCCGCCTTCCGTTCCGACATGGCCAACCGCTACCAGGCAGCCCAGACCCGACTGGCCAAGTTCCTGGAGGCTGGGCCTCCCGAGGCGCTGCCGATCGAGCAGAACGTGAAGATGCGCCTCAAGGGTGGCAGGACTGCCAAGCGTGCCGTGGTGGCCGAAAAGCTGGAACTTACGGGACTCATGAAGCCTTTCTCCACCGAGATCTGGTTCGGCGACCGAGTGGGCGTGCTGGGCTCCAACGGTTCCGGCAAGAGCCACTTCCTGCGTCTGCTCGCCACCGGCGGCACCGACCCGGAGCGCGAGCACCTGCCAGTGTCCGACGTCGTTATTGCTGAAGTTCCGCATGAAGGGGCGGTAAAGCTTGGCGCCCGTATCCGCCCCGGCTTCTTCGCGCAGACCCACGTCCGTCCCGACCTCCTGGGCCGCACCCTGTTGGAGATCCTGCACCGCGGCGACGAACACCGCTCGGGCCTCCCGCGTGAGGCCGCTGCCGGAGCCCTGGATTCCTATGGCTTGGCGGGGCAGTCGGAGCAGAAATACGAGTCCTTGTCCGGTGGTCAGCAGGCACGATTCCAGATCCTGCTGCTCCAGCTGTCCGGCGCCACGCTCCTGCTGCTCGATGAGCCGACCGACAACCTGGACCTCCATTCGGGTGAGGCGCTGGAGCGTGCCATCGACGCGTTCGAGGGCACCGTCCTGGCGGTCACACACGACCGCTGGTTCGCCAAGTCCTTCGACCGCTTCCTGATCTTCGGCTCCGACGGCAAGGTCTACGAATCCGAAGAGCCGGTGTGGGACGAGAAGCGGGTGGAGCGCGCCCGGTAA